In Wolbachia endosymbiont of Spodoptera picta, a single window of DNA contains:
- the ruvB gene encoding Holliday junction branch migration DNA helicase RuvB: MKSISCSKEYSEDVRNLNIRPEQLDDFVGQKDLIQNLKVFINAAQTRAEALDHVLLYGPPGLGKTTLAQIVSKELRVSFRATSGPLLSKAGDLAAVLTTLNAKDVLFIDEIHRLNRSIEEVLYTAMEDFCLDILVGEGPSTRTLRIDLPPFTLIGATTRLGLLSAPLRDRFGIPLHLEFYSFEELVDIIKRGARVLCAEIEKDAVQEIACRARGTPRIALRLLRRIRDFVEVKDDKKITCEIAGSALSKLGIDKMGLNKLDMDYLRFLFNTSGPVGIDTISIALSEDVGNIEETVEPYLIKVSFVKRTPRGRVLTDQAKEYLSINSVVC, encoded by the coding sequence ATGAAGTCAATATCATGTAGTAAGGAATACTCTGAAGATGTACGTAATTTAAATATCAGGCCTGAGCAACTTGATGATTTTGTCGGGCAAAAAGACTTAATACAAAATTTAAAAGTGTTTATAAATGCTGCACAGACGAGAGCTGAAGCTTTGGATCACGTATTGCTCTATGGTCCTCCAGGGCTTGGTAAAACAACTTTAGCACAAATTGTCTCTAAGGAGTTAAGGGTTAGCTTTCGTGCAACTTCTGGTCCATTGCTTAGTAAAGCTGGGGACTTAGCTGCAGTGCTCACTACTTTAAATGCAAAAGATGTTCTATTTATCGATGAGATCCATAGATTAAATCGTAGCATTGAGGAAGTTTTATATACTGCTATGGAAGATTTTTGCCTAGATATACTAGTAGGTGAGGGCCCATCTACCAGAACTTTAAGAATAGATTTACCACCATTTACACTAATTGGGGCAACAACACGGCTTGGACTGCTTTCTGCACCGCTGAGGGATCGTTTTGGTATTCCCCTGCATCTTGAGTTTTATTCTTTTGAGGAACTGGTTGATATTATAAAAAGAGGTGCAAGAGTTCTTTGTGCTGAAATCGAAAAGGATGCTGTGCAAGAAATTGCCTGCCGCGCCCGTGGTACTCCAAGAATTGCTTTGAGATTACTCAGAAGAATAAGAGATTTTGTTGAAGTAAAAGATGATAAAAAAATTACCTGTGAAATTGCCGGTTCTGCACTATCAAAATTGGGTATAGATAAAATGGGACTAAATAAATTAGATATGGATTATCTGAGATTTTTGTTTAACACCTCAGGACCTGTTGGAATTGACACCATATCTATTGCACTATCTGAAGATGTTGGCAATATTGAAGAAACAGTAGAACCTTATTTAATCAAGGTCAGTTTCGTAAAGCGCACACCAAGAGGACGTGTTTTAACTGATCAAGCAAAGGAATATCTCAGCATTAATTCAGTGGTATGCTAG
- the rpsT gene encoding 30S ribosomal protein S20 yields MANHKSAKKMIKVIAKRTLVNKMRKSKTRTAIRRLVDIIKSGDKENVVLAFRNAESNLHKCVNKGVIHRNTAARKISRLNAKVKALMTA; encoded by the coding sequence ATGGCAAATCATAAGAGTGCTAAAAAAATGATAAAGGTAATAGCAAAGCGTACTTTAGTAAATAAGATGCGAAAAAGCAAAACTCGTACTGCTATTAGAAGATTAGTTGATATAATCAAGTCTGGTGATAAAGAGAATGTTGTCTTGGCATTTCGGAATGCTGAATCCAATTTACACAAATGTGTAAATAAAGGTGTCATTCATAGGAATACCGCTGCGCGTAAAATAAGTCGCTTAAATGCAAAAGTAAAAGCATTGATGACCGCTTAA
- a CDS encoding ankyrin repeat domain-containing protein, translating to MTINYQQWREILSTVNSDNKLDKRNVIEKVKEELKASNEEVFKQWEESNFYVNYKFEVGDNEFTLLHLTAKLGYTSLTKALIVTKGIDVNIKDKNKKTPLHLAAENGYKEVVDALLEKDEIRINEQEDKEGWTHLHLALMNGHADVVESLVRNGANINIKDDYGVTPLSLAIRRDYVFTPPKKREGSYVNVKNHARTASRNLAKEEKQLTSAIAKGFFAGSTTALSGVLIAKALSATGIVTAESKPSTPIAVVAVIATGLAVGGATYMMLKPSTKVDGVAVLMDGRQEAASTTNPSYGLTNTVRLRNRRLF from the coding sequence ATGACAATAAATTATCAGCAGTGGCGGGAAATATTAAGTACGGTTAATAGTGATAATAAATTAGATAAAAGGAACGTAATTGAAAAAGTAAAAGAAGAGCTAAAGGCAAGCAATGAAGAGGTATTTAAACAGTGGGAAGAGAGTAATTTTTATGTAAATTATAAATTTGAAGTTGGAGATAATGAATTCACATTATTACATTTAACTGCTAAGTTAGGCTATACAAGCTTGACAAAGGCTTTAATAGTAACAAAAGGGATAGATGTTAATATAAAAGATAAAAATAAAAAGACACCTTTACATTTAGCTGCTGAAAATGGTTATAAAGAGGTAGTAGATGCTCTGTTGGAAAAAGATGAAATCAGGATTAATGAACAAGAAGATAAGGAGGGATGGACACATTTACATTTAGCTCTTATGAATGGCCATGCAGACGTGGTAGAATCTCTCGTAAGAAACGGTGCGAATATTAATATAAAAGATGACTATGGAGTGACACCTTTATCTTTGGCTATTCGAAGAGATTATGTATTTACTCCGCCAAAAAAACGTGAAGGCTCCTATGTTAATGTGAAAAATCATGCTAGAACTGCTTCTAGGAATTTAGCTAAAGAGGAAAAACAACTTACATCAGCAATTGCGAAAGGTTTTTTTGCCGGTAGTACAACTGCATTATCAGGTGTTTTAATAGCGAAAGCACTTTCTGCAACTGGAATAGTTACAGCTGAGTCAAAACCCTCTACACCAATAGCAGTGGTTGCAGTTATAGCAACAGGACTAGCAGTTGGTGGTGCTACATATATGATGTTAAAGCCCAGTACTAAAGTTGATGGAGTAGCAGTCTTAATGGATGGGCGTCAAGAAGCTGCTAGCACTACTAACCCCAGTTATGGATTAACCAACACAGTAAGGCTTAGAAATAGAAGGCTTTTTTGA
- a CDS encoding HdaA/DnaA family protein: MQLNLFNNNQVDYCWQNYIVLDENKHIYNSIINDLSWKCLILFGPKNSGKTHLAHIWQSKNDAIFIDVNNFVSEMRYSDAFILEDVQNIKDEEMLLHCYNYMKENDKRLLITSSILPKKLNFKLKDLSSRILSTISVKILPASEELLRIMLIKQFSDKQLKIDLKVIDYILARIERSFHSINKVIEKIDNESIGSNVTIPFINTLLKKSAN; this comes from the coding sequence GTGCAATTAAATTTATTTAACAATAATCAAGTTGATTATTGTTGGCAAAATTATATCGTCTTAGACGAAAACAAGCACATATATAACTCGATAATTAATGATTTATCTTGGAAATGCTTAATTCTGTTTGGGCCTAAAAACTCTGGGAAAACTCACCTTGCTCATATCTGGCAATCAAAAAACGATGCTATTTTCATTGATGTAAATAATTTTGTAAGCGAAATGAGGTACAGCGATGCGTTTATTTTAGAAGATGTACAAAACATTAAAGATGAGGAAATGTTATTACATTGTTATAATTACATGAAAGAAAATGATAAGAGACTGCTAATTACTTCTTCGATTTTACCGAAAAAGCTTAACTTCAAACTAAAAGATTTAAGCTCGCGAATATTATCAACTATCAGCGTAAAAATTTTACCTGCAAGCGAGGAATTATTAAGAATCATGCTAATAAAACAATTTTCAGATAAACAGTTAAAAATTGATCTAAAGGTAATTGATTATATTCTAGCAAGAATAGAACGTTCTTTCCACAGCATTAATAAAGTTATAGAAAAAATAGATAATGAATCTATAGGATCAAATGTAACCATTCCTTTTATTAACACTTTATTAAAAAAAAGTGCCAATTGA
- a CDS encoding lysophospholipid acyltransferase family protein, translated as MIASLLFNLLLILWEVFYTLITLPVIFFPECVITIFLVCSVRVVLFMLRLLCGIKYEVRGMENIPKQPFIIASKHQSPFETFIFILLFRKAVFILKRELKWIPFIGLHLMALKMIFINRSDGISSVRHIMKLAKVCIKENRGIIIFPEGTRTTINQNIKYQSGIAALYSVLSVPVLPIALNTGLFWPKSILSLRKNPGKAVIEILPPIYPGLNKNEFLQSLEKIIEERSSRLIAEKTDIAN; from the coding sequence GTGATTGCAAGTTTATTGTTTAATTTACTCCTTATATTATGGGAAGTATTCTATACTTTAATTACTCTCCCTGTAATTTTCTTTCCTGAGTGTGTAATAACCATTTTCCTTGTTTGCTCGGTGAGAGTTGTATTATTCATGTTGCGTTTATTATGTGGCATTAAATATGAAGTGAGGGGAATGGAAAACATTCCTAAGCAACCTTTTATAATTGCATCTAAACACCAATCTCCATTTGAAACATTTATTTTTATACTACTCTTTAGAAAAGCAGTTTTTATTTTAAAACGTGAATTGAAATGGATTCCATTCATTGGTTTGCATCTCATGGCATTAAAAATGATTTTTATTAACCGCTCAGATGGTATTAGTTCTGTGCGTCATATCATGAAATTAGCAAAAGTGTGTATAAAAGAAAATAGAGGCATAATAATATTTCCTGAAGGTACAAGAACAACTATAAACCAAAATATAAAATATCAATCGGGTATTGCTGCTTTATATAGCGTATTATCTGTTCCTGTGTTACCGATTGCTTTAAACACTGGTTTGTTTTGGCCAAAAAGCATACTTTCTCTGAGAAAGAATCCCGGAAAGGCGGTAATAGAAATATTACCTCCCATATATCCTGGGTTAAACAAAAATGAATTCTTGCAAAGTTTAGAAAAAATCATTGAAGAAAGAAGTAGTAGATTAATTGCAGAAAAAACTGATATTGCAAATTAA
- the ruvA gene encoding Holliday junction branch migration protein RuvA has product MIGNLRGIVDEVCSDHIILNVNDVGYIVYLSAKTLSACSIGSRVKLLIDTYANSRENVTQLYGFISKEEQQCLRLLVKVSGVSYKTAMSILSKLTPEQLFLAIINEDKLALKVSGLGLKLINRIITELNGKVSKLETNNNHFHSISEDALSALINLGYERTKAYDTIKKIEDESPNLDTKDIIRMALKTI; this is encoded by the coding sequence ATGATAGGAAATCTAAGAGGAATAGTTGATGAGGTGTGTAGCGATCACATAATCCTGAATGTAAATGATGTTGGCTACATAGTATATCTTTCAGCCAAAACTTTAAGTGCTTGTTCGATTGGAAGTAGAGTAAAATTACTTATCGACACTTATGCAAATAGCAGAGAAAACGTTACTCAGCTATATGGCTTTATAAGTAAAGAAGAACAGCAGTGTCTGCGTTTATTAGTTAAAGTGAGCGGTGTCAGCTATAAAACCGCAATGTCAATTTTGAGCAAATTAACTCCAGAGCAACTGTTTTTGGCAATTATAAATGAGGATAAACTAGCACTTAAGGTGAGTGGACTTGGCCTGAAACTCATAAATCGAATTATTACTGAGCTGAATGGCAAAGTAAGTAAATTAGAGACAAATAACAATCATTTTCACTCAATTAGTGAAGATGCTCTTTCAGCTTTGATCAATCTTGGATATGAAAGAACAAAAGCTTATGATACAATAAAAAAAATAGAAGATGAATCACCAAACTTGGATACTAAAGATATTATTCGTATGGCGCTTAAAACAATATGA
- a CDS encoding NAD(P)/FAD-dependent oxidoreductase, whose translation METDIVIIGAGPVGIFTAFQAGMLDMRCHVIDVLDQAGGQCIALYSEKPIYDIPGYPVITAQKLIERLMEQASPFEPVYHLSQKVEKISNNEGENFTIITNIGTEVKCKAVIIAAGNGMFEPNRPPLSGILEYENKSVFYNVNKISDFQDKTIVIAGGGDSAADWTVELSKVAKKIYVIHRRKEFRCTPETRNKLESLENNGKIELVVPYQLHELAGGNGQLSAVIVKNIASKEEKEISADFLLPFFGLSMNLGPINSWGIELEHSRITVDPATLRTSRDRIYAIGDIATYPGKLKLILNGFAESAMACYHIYKVIHNSPVNFQYSTSKGIHGN comes from the coding sequence ATGGAAACCGATATCGTAATAATAGGTGCAGGGCCTGTTGGAATATTCACTGCTTTTCAAGCGGGAATGCTTGATATGAGATGTCATGTAATAGATGTTTTGGATCAAGCAGGAGGACAATGCATAGCTCTTTACTCAGAAAAGCCAATATATGATATACCTGGTTATCCTGTAATTACTGCCCAAAAATTAATTGAGCGACTAATGGAGCAAGCTTCACCGTTTGAGCCTGTTTACCATTTAAGTCAAAAAGTGGAAAAGATTTCAAATAACGAAGGTGAAAACTTTACTATCATAACAAACATAGGTACAGAGGTAAAATGCAAAGCCGTTATCATTGCTGCAGGTAACGGAATGTTTGAACCTAACCGTCCACCCTTAAGTGGTATATTAGAATATGAAAATAAATCTGTATTTTATAATGTAAATAAAATTTCTGATTTTCAGGACAAAACTATAGTCATTGCAGGGGGGGGGGATTCTGCGGCTGATTGGACTGTAGAACTTTCTAAAGTTGCAAAGAAAATTTATGTGATACATAGGAGAAAGGAATTTCGCTGCACTCCTGAAACTAGAAATAAATTAGAATCACTTGAAAATAATGGAAAGATAGAACTGGTAGTGCCATATCAATTACACGAACTAGCAGGAGGTAATGGGCAATTGAGCGCAGTGATAGTAAAAAACATTGCCTCTAAGGAAGAAAAAGAAATATCCGCTGATTTTTTGCTGCCATTTTTTGGATTGTCAATGAATCTTGGGCCAATAAACAGTTGGGGTATAGAGTTAGAACATAGCCGCATAACTGTCGACCCAGCTACACTTAGAACCAGTAGAGATAGAATATATGCAATCGGAGATATAGCTACTTATCCAGGCAAACTAAAATTGATACTAAATGGCTTTGCTGAGAGCGCCATGGCTTGTTATCACATATACAAAGTAATTCACAATTCTCCAGTTAATTTTCAATATTCAACTTCAAAGGGAATTCATGGAAATTAA
- a CDS encoding citrate synthase — protein sequence MDKKALLELSNGSKIDLPVLSGTVGPDVLNIKDLYKKTGLFTYDPGFVSTASCSSSITFIDGDEGVLKYRGHNIADLAENNNFTAVIYLLLYGELPSSEQHKKFLLKIQESSKVSEQVTNVIKAFPKTAHPMSILVACFANLSASYHEMHGKNVNGEDLDFGISAIAKVPAIVAMIYRHINNQEFINANNKLSYSENFLNMIFGSAVNNTLFVKALDKIFTLHADHEQNASTAAVRLVGSAGSNLFVSLSAGVATLWGPAHGGANEAVINMLKEIEQSGSVDRFIEKAKDDKDPFKLMGFGHRVYKNYDPRALILKDACHEILSKLEQNNELLEIAKKLEEIALKDEYFITRKLYPNVDFYSGIIMNAIGIPSSMFTPIFALARTTGWVAQWYEMVNDKETKICRPRQLYFGK from the coding sequence ATGGATAAAAAAGCATTATTGGAACTAAGTAATGGGTCAAAAATTGATCTGCCCGTATTAAGTGGAACAGTAGGTCCTGATGTGTTAAATATTAAGGATTTATATAAAAAGACAGGATTATTCACTTACGATCCAGGATTTGTTTCCACAGCTTCATGTTCTTCTTCAATTACATTTATTGATGGAGATGAAGGAGTTCTTAAATATAGGGGACATAATATAGCTGATTTGGCAGAGAATAATAATTTTACTGCTGTGATTTATTTATTGCTCTATGGTGAATTACCCAGTTCAGAGCAACACAAAAAATTTCTTCTCAAAATACAAGAATCATCCAAAGTATCAGAGCAAGTTACAAATGTAATCAAAGCATTTCCAAAAACTGCTCACCCTATGTCGATTTTAGTTGCATGTTTTGCAAATTTGTCAGCGTCTTACCATGAAATGCATGGCAAAAATGTCAATGGTGAAGATTTAGATTTTGGAATTTCTGCAATAGCAAAAGTTCCTGCAATTGTTGCAATGATTTATAGACATATCAACAATCAGGAATTCATAAATGCTAATAATAAATTAAGTTATAGTGAGAATTTCTTAAATATGATATTTGGCAGTGCTGTTAATAATACCCTTTTTGTAAAAGCTCTGGATAAAATATTTACTCTCCATGCTGATCATGAACAGAATGCTTCTACAGCAGCTGTCAGATTGGTAGGGTCAGCTGGTTCTAATCTATTTGTAAGCCTGTCTGCAGGAGTTGCTACACTTTGGGGTCCAGCACACGGTGGAGCTAATGAGGCAGTTATAAATATGCTCAAAGAGATAGAGCAAAGTGGAAGTGTAGATAGATTCATTGAGAAAGCTAAAGATGATAAAGATCCATTTAAGCTAATGGGATTTGGACATCGTGTTTATAAAAACTATGATCCGCGCGCGCTTATATTAAAGGATGCTTGTCATGAGATTTTAAGCAAACTAGAGCAAAACAATGAATTACTTGAAATTGCAAAAAAACTTGAAGAAATAGCTTTAAAGGATGAGTATTTTATTACACGTAAGTTGTATCCAAATGTTGATTTTTATTCAGGTATAATAATGAATGCTATTGGTATCCCTTCAAGTATGTTTACACCCATTTTTGCACTTGCAAGAACCACTGGTTGGGTTGCCCAGTGGTATGAAATGGTAAACGATAAAGAAACCAAGATTTGTAGGCCAAGGCAGCTCTACTTTGGCAAATAA
- a CDS encoding tyrosine-type recombinase/integrase: MKNKQLQNKKENLYITYYIDTLVSEKSSTQNTLESYRSDLHQLEKFLLEGGTTLVGASKANIKDYVNFLRTQKKYKTSSISRKISAIKNFYKCLFNDGIIDFNPAPANDNELRNPKVSRPLPKHLSVQEIFLLMETVKKSASGSNKKISSKRLCAILDILYSSGMRISELINMKLCEVSHLVNSNVKEGYIIIKGKSGRERQIFFNEQALQSLKDYLSIRDNLLPNNKKSDWLFPGDKPNKPITRQRVGQLIKELARKCDIDENKISPHVIRHSLATHLLNSGANIVLIQKILGHTNLSTTQIYTHIANEKLKDKLADSHPITQMINN, encoded by the coding sequence ATGAAAAATAAACAACTACAAAATAAAAAAGAGAATCTTTACATAACGTATTACATAGATACTTTGGTTTCCGAAAAATCCTCTACACAAAATACTTTGGAAAGTTATCGTTCAGATTTACACCAACTTGAAAAATTTTTATTAGAAGGAGGCACTACCTTAGTTGGTGCAAGTAAAGCTAATATTAAAGATTATGTAAACTTTTTACGTACACAAAAGAAATATAAAACTAGCTCTATATCAAGAAAAATATCTGCTATCAAAAATTTCTATAAGTGCCTATTTAATGATGGAATAATAGACTTTAATCCAGCACCGGCTAATGATAATGAATTAAGAAATCCAAAGGTTTCCCGTCCTTTGCCTAAGCATTTAAGTGTTCAAGAAATATTTTTGCTCATGGAAACAGTAAAAAAATCAGCAAGCGGATCGAATAAAAAGATAAGCAGTAAAAGGCTATGTGCAATTTTAGATATCCTTTACTCTTCCGGGATGCGTATTTCTGAACTAATTAATATGAAGTTATGTGAAGTATCACATTTAGTAAACAGTAACGTTAAAGAAGGCTATATAATAATAAAAGGAAAAAGTGGCAGAGAAAGGCAAATCTTTTTTAATGAGCAAGCATTGCAAAGCCTTAAAGATTATTTATCAATTCGTGACAATCTGCTCCCTAACAACAAAAAATCTGATTGGCTATTCCCAGGTGATAAACCTAATAAACCAATTACAAGGCAAAGAGTTGGTCAATTAATAAAGGAATTAGCAAGAAAGTGCGATATTGATGAAAATAAAATCTCTCCACATGTGATTAGGCATTCTCTTGCTACCCATCTACTGAATAGCGGAGCAAATATTGTGCTGATACAAAAAATTCTTGGCCATACTAATCTTTCTACAACACAAATATATACTCATATTGCTAACGAAAAGTTAAAGGACAAATTAGCTGATTCTCATCCTATTACTCAGATGATCAATAATTAA
- a CDS encoding alpha/beta hydrolase, with protein sequence MNYCKLLDGSNGHIAYRKLQGKKASIVFLSGFASNMDGTKATAVYKFCQENDIALVLFDYFGHGNSSGDFADYTISDWQKNCAKVISELTSNKQIIIGSSMGGWLMLLTALQFPEKIAALIGISSAPDFTEDLIFKQLSDKQKEELSSKGVIDFTSEHCAYKITKNLIEDGRKNLLLNKKTIDVNCPVRLLHSINDQDVPYQVSLNLAKKIKSTDVEVHLIKSAKHNMSDNYSLKILFKTIREFFSGEIYN encoded by the coding sequence ATGAATTATTGTAAATTACTCGATGGAAGTAATGGCCATATAGCATATCGAAAGCTACAAGGAAAGAAGGCCTCTATAGTTTTTCTTAGTGGTTTTGCATCCAATATGGATGGAACTAAAGCAACTGCCGTTTACAAATTTTGCCAAGAAAATGATATAGCACTTGTGCTCTTTGATTATTTTGGCCATGGTAATTCAAGTGGTGATTTTGCTGATTATACAATAAGTGATTGGCAAAAAAATTGTGCTAAAGTGATAAGTGAATTAACTAGCAATAAACAAATAATTATAGGTTCAAGTATGGGAGGATGGCTGATGCTGCTCACTGCTCTTCAATTTCCAGAAAAAATTGCAGCATTAATCGGCATATCATCTGCTCCTGACTTCACTGAAGATTTAATATTCAAGCAATTGTCAGACAAGCAAAAAGAAGAGCTAAGCTCTAAAGGTGTAATAGATTTTACTTCGGAGCATTGTGCATACAAAATAACTAAAAATCTGATCGAAGACGGTAGAAAGAATCTTCTTTTAAATAAAAAAACAATAGATGTAAACTGTCCTGTGCGCTTGCTGCATAGCATTAATGATCAAGATGTTCCTTATCAAGTTTCATTAAATTTAGCTAAAAAAATCAAATCAACAGACGTTGAAGTACACTTAATAAAATCAGCAAAACACAACATGTCTGATAATTATTCACTGAAAATTTTATTTAAGACCATCAGAGAATTTTTTTCAGGAGAAATATATAATTGA
- a CDS encoding c-type cytochrome — protein sequence MELNKIAASILLSGLIIMIVSNVVDMLYNPEDYKIEHQTIVAASNEPQQKIEQVALDIGELMQNASFEKGKSAAKKCIACHSFEKGGMNKVGPNLWNVVGNKKAHLGSSFNYSKALLEKGGKWEYEELFAFLKNPKAYIKGTRMAFAGISNPQEIADLVSYLRSMSDSPVALPK from the coding sequence GTGGAGCTTAATAAGATTGCAGCATCGATTTTACTTTCTGGATTAATAATTATGATAGTTAGTAATGTAGTTGATATGCTCTACAACCCAGAGGATTATAAAATTGAACACCAAACAATAGTAGCAGCCAGCAATGAGCCTCAACAAAAGATTGAACAAGTGGCACTTGATATTGGAGAGCTCATGCAGAATGCTAGCTTTGAAAAAGGCAAGTCAGCAGCAAAAAAATGTATAGCTTGTCATAGTTTTGAGAAAGGTGGAATGAATAAAGTGGGGCCAAACTTATGGAACGTGGTTGGAAATAAAAAGGCCCATCTTGGCAGCTCATTCAATTACTCAAAAGCACTACTTGAAAAAGGTGGGAAATGGGAGTATGAGGAGTTATTTGCTTTTTTAAAAAATCCAAAAGCCTACATAAAAGGTACACGCATGGCATTTGCAGGCATTTCCAATCCACAAGAGATTGCAGATCTAGTCAGCTATTTGCGTTCGATGAGCGATAGTCCGGTTGCCTTGCCAAAGTAG
- the ltrA gene encoding group II intron reverse transcriptase/maturase produces MITDKTVSAPTDNSEAWKQLPWKKCQKVIVRLQKRIVKAVQEGRWGKVKALQHLLTRSFSGKALAVKRVTENQGKNTAGVDRQLWSTCNAKFQGIKQLKQRGYKPSPLKRIYISKSNGKRRPLGIPTIKDRAMQALYLFALEPVSETISDHHSYGFRPKRSCADATVACHLLLASRNQLQWILEGDIKGCFDNINHEWLMKHIPMEKKILHRWLKAGFLESKTLYPTTAGTPQGSIISPILANFTLDGLEQLLESRFGKLGGKRRGKIRSGVNVIRYADDFIISGFTHEVLENEVKPLVSSFLHERGLILSEEKTKITSITTGFDFLGCNVRRYNKKLIIKPSKESIKKLLNQARTLIKANIANTQAIVIKSLNSLLRGWGNYYHHVCAKKAFRKIDNEIWHSLWKWAKKRHPRKGLRWIKNRYFKVMGQRQWVFAAPICKNKPKEIRYLRLLKLIDIPIRRHVTIRADANPLDLKWKKYFDERVK; encoded by the coding sequence ATGATTACAGATAAAACTGTAAGTGCACCTACCGACAACTCCGAAGCATGGAAGCAATTGCCATGGAAGAAATGCCAGAAAGTTATTGTGAGGCTACAAAAACGTATTGTTAAGGCTGTCCAAGAAGGAAGATGGGGTAAGGTAAAAGCTTTACAACATCTTCTCACACGCTCTTTTAGCGGAAAAGCTTTGGCTGTTAAGAGAGTAACTGAAAACCAAGGAAAAAACACAGCGGGTGTAGATCGTCAACTATGGTCAACTTGCAATGCTAAATTTCAAGGAATAAAGCAGTTAAAGCAAAGAGGATATAAACCTTCTCCGCTAAAACGGATTTATATCAGTAAATCTAATGGCAAAAGAAGACCTCTTGGAATACCAACGATAAAAGATAGAGCCATGCAAGCATTATATCTGTTTGCCCTGGAGCCAGTATCTGAAACGATCAGCGACCATCACTCCTATGGCTTTAGACCTAAAAGATCCTGCGCAGACGCTACTGTGGCTTGCCACTTATTACTGGCAAGTCGTAATCAACTACAATGGATACTCGAAGGTGATATCAAAGGTTGTTTTGATAACATTAACCATGAATGGCTCATGAAGCATATTCCTATGGAGAAGAAAATTCTTCATAGATGGTTAAAAGCTGGTTTCCTAGAATCGAAAACTCTGTATCCCACAACTGCTGGCACTCCGCAAGGAAGTATAATTTCTCCAATACTAGCTAACTTTACCTTAGATGGTCTTGAACAGTTATTAGAAAGTCGCTTTGGTAAATTAGGTGGCAAAAGAAGAGGAAAAATCAGAAGTGGAGTGAATGTAATCAGGTACGCAGACGACTTTATTATTTCAGGTTTCACACATGAAGTACTGGAAAATGAAGTTAAGCCTTTAGTATCATCTTTCCTTCATGAGAGAGGTTTAATTCTTTCAGAAGAGAAGACAAAAATTACATCTATCACAACAGGGTTTGACTTTCTTGGTTGTAATGTACGTAGATATAATAAGAAGTTAATTATTAAACCTTCGAAAGAAAGTATTAAAAAACTTCTTAATCAAGCACGTACATTGATAAAAGCAAATATAGCGAACACTCAGGCTATAGTAATTAAGTCACTCAACTCTCTACTGAGAGGATGGGGAAATTACTATCACCATGTGTGTGCTAAAAAAGCGTTTAGAAAGATCGACAATGAAATTTGGCATAGTTTATGGAAATGGGCAAAGAAAAGACATCCTCGTAAAGGATTACGTTGGATAAAGAATCGTTACTTCAAAGTAATGGGTCAACGCCAATGGGTTTTTGCTGCACCCATATGCAAGAACAAACCAAAAGAGATACGGTATTTAAGACTGCTTAAGCTGATTGATATACCTATCAGACGACATGTTACAATCAGAGCGGATGCAAATCCCCTTGACTTAAAATGGAAAAAGTATTTTGATGAGAGAGTAAAATGA
- a CDS encoding GIY-YIG nuclease family protein, whose amino-acid sequence MYLLYKKSYYIYILASERNGNLYTGITSNLTKRIWEHKSKAISGFTSKYNVCKLVYFEEFQEINLAISREKLLKSWQRKWKINLIEKTNQEWKDLYDEIVSG is encoded by the coding sequence ATTTATTTATTATATAAGAAAAGTTATTATATTTATATACTTGCAAGTGAACGCAATGGAAACCTATATACAGGTATAACATCAAATTTGACTAAACGAATTTGGGAACACAAAAGCAAAGCCATCTCTGGTTTCACGTCAAAGTACAATGTTTGTAAACTAGTCTATTTTGAAGAATTTCAAGAGATAAACTTAGCAATTAGTAGAGAAAAACTCCTAAAAAGCTGGCAGAGAAAATGGAAAATAAACTTAATTGAAAAAACAAATCAAGAATGGAAAGATTTATATGATGAAATTGTGTCTGGATAA